Genomic window (Eptesicus fuscus isolate TK198812 chromosome 17, DD_ASM_mEF_20220401, whole genome shotgun sequence):
CgcgggcggcctccggggccaggtgggggtcccCGGCTTCTTCAGGTTCTGGAGGTGAGGCGACGCCTGCCTTCCTGGCCCCCAGGGGAGTGGGCAGCTCGGGCGCGGGCTGCTGGGGCCCCTCGGGGCTGCCCGGGCCCCCGGGCGGTCCCCAGGCGGCAGGCACTCCAGAGGGCATCCTCCTGGCACCTGCCCCCGGAAAATCCCCGGGTGCACGGGCCCCGGTCTCAGCTGTGCTCAGAGCGACGGCACCTCCTGCCGCCAGGCCGGGCCCCGGGGGGGCGTCCCCCGCTGCTGCTGGCTTCTGTGTTTCCGAGATCCCAGCAGCACCGCCACGCCTCTCACCCGCCAGGCAGGGCTCGGGGGCGGCCTCGGCCCCGGTCAGAGCATCGccacggggaggaggggccccCAGGGCAGAGGTGGACGAGGGCACGTCCCCGGGAGctgcgggcggggcagggccccAGGCGCCCTCTGCTCGAGGCCGGTGCTGCTCTCCAGAAGGAATTCTGTCGTCTGGATCCGAGGCCCCTTCCCCGTGGCTCCGGGCAGCCGCCTGCGCGCCAGCAGCTTCCTCCACCGGGGCCTCCGGCGAGGAAGGACCCGAGGCTGCTTCCTGCCGGCCGCTGCCCCCCTCCGGCTGCCCGCTGTCCCTCGGCACCGGTGGGCGCCCAGCCACGACCTTGCCTGCCTGGGCACCTGGCGGGTCCTGCCCCAAGCCCGGCCCTGCCCGCCGGGGCGGCTGCTCTGGGGCTGGATCCTGGGGAACCGGGTGGGACGCCTCAGCCTCGACGGCCACCGCCTGCTCCTGCTTCCCTGTGTCCACGCGGAGGCCAGCGGGCGGGgcgagggcaggggctgtggccgCGGCTGGAGTCCCATCTGGAAGCTTCCCTGGGCTCAGTAGCCCATCGAGGTCCTTGCCCCCCATGCTCCTGGGGGCCCCCGCCTTTTCCCCAGGTGCAGGTGCGCGCTGGGGCCGGTCGGCCAGGGCTCCGCGCACAGACGTCTCAAAGATCTTGGTGATGTGCTCCCTGAAGTCGGGGAACCCGGCGGTGGGGCcgctctgcctggggctggcgtCCACCGCACCCGAGGCGCCCccgcctgggtcctggggaggcCCCTCCGTCCTGTCCCCGCTGCGCTCCGGGCCCCGCTCACTGCCAGGGCTCGCAGGGACCgcgggggcccgggggccggCTCCAGGAGCTGCGTTCTCCTCCCCCGTCCTCTGCTCCCCACTGGCCGGAGGCGACATGCTGTCCAGGTCGGGCACGGGGTCCCCAGGCCCCTCGGAGGCCCCGGCCACAGGGTCAGCGCCACCGGCTGCCCCGGGCAGCGCGAGGGAGGCGAGGGGGCCGGCAGCCAGCGTCCGGGAGGCGGAGGTGACATTTCCTGAGGCAGACAGGGGCTCCACCGCGGGACAAGGGCCTTCACCGCCGGGACCGTCTTCTGCCCCTTCCCTGGGGGCGCCATCGATATGCAGGTGAGGGGTGTCCCGGGCAGCCTCCGCCGGGGGCCCCGCGGGCAGGAGCCGCTCTGGGCTGGGAACAGCCTGGGCCGCGGGAGTGTCCACCTGGGCCGTGGGAGTGCCCACCTGGGCCGCGGGAGTGTCCATAGTGCTGGCAGAGGGAGTGTCCACCTGGGCCGCGGGAGTGTCCACAGTGCTGGCCGCGGAAGTGTCCACCTGGGCCGTGGGAGTGCCCACCTGGGCCGCGGGAGTGTCCATGGTTCTGACCGTGGGAGTGTCCACCTGGGCTGCAGGAGTGCCCACCTGGGCCGCGGGAGTGTCCACCTGGGCCGTGGGAGTGCCCACCTGGGCCGCGGGAGTGTCCATAGTGCTGGCAGAGGGAGTGTCCATCTGGGCCGCGGGAGTGTCCACCTGGGCCGTGGGAGTGTCCACCTGGGCCGTGGGAGTGCCCACCTGGGCCGTGGGAGTGCCCACCTGGGCCGCGGGAGTGTCCACCTGGGCCGTGGGAGTGCCCACCTGGGCCGTGGGAGTGTCCACCTGGGCCGCGGGAGTGCCCACCTGGGCCGCGGGAGTGTCCACAGTGCTGGCAGAGGGAGTGTCCACCTGGGCCGTGGGAGTGCCCACCTGGGCCGCGGGAGTGTCCATAGTGCTGGCAGAGGGAGTGTCCACCTGGGCCGTGGGAGTGTCCACAGTGCTGGCCGCGGAAGTGTCCACCTGGGCCGCGGAAGTGTCCACCTGGGCCGTGGGAGTGTCCACCTGGGCCGCGGGAGTGCCCACCTGGGCCGCGGGAGTGCCCACCTGGGCCGCGGGAGTGCCCATAGTGCTGGCAGAGGGAGTGCCCACCTGGGCCGCGGGAGTGTCCATAGTGCTGGCAGAGGGAGTGCCCACCTGGGCCGCGGGAGTGTCCATAGTGCTGGCAGAGGGAGTGCCCACCTGGGCCGTGGGAGTGTCCACCTGGGCTGCAGGAGTGCCCACCTGGGCCGCGGGAGTGTCCACCTGGGCCGTGGGAGTGTCCACCTGGGCCGCGGGAGTGCCCATAGTGCTGGCAGAGGGAGTGCCCACCTGGGCCGCGGGAGTGTCCATAGTGCTGGCAGAGGGAGTGCCCACCTGGGCCGTGGGAGTGTCCACCTGGGCCGCGGGAGTGCCCATAGTGCTGGCAGAGGGAGTGCCCACCTGGGCCGCGGGAGTGTCCATAGTGCTGGCAGAGGGAGTGCCCACCTGGGCCGCGGGAGTGCCCATAGTGCTGGCAGAGGGAGTGTCCACCTGGGCCGCGGGAGTGCCCACCTGGGCCGCGGGAGTGCCCATAGTGCTGGCAGAGGGAGTGCCCACCTGGGCCGCGGGAGTGTCCATAGTGCTGGCAGAGGGAGTGCCCACCTGGGCCGTGGGAGTGTCCACCTGGGCTGCAGGAGTGCCCACCTGGGCCGCGGGAGTGTCAACCTGGGCCGTGGGAGTGTCCACCTGGGCCGCGGGAGTGCCCACCTGGGCCGTGGGAGTGCCCATAGTGCTGGCAGAGGGAGTGTCCACCTGGGCCGCGGGAGTGCCCACCTGGGCCGCGGGAGTGCCCACCTGGGCCGCGGGAGTGCCCATAGTGCTGGCAGAGGGAGTGTCCACGGTGCTGGCAGAGGGCAGCTTGGTGTGGCTGGCTTCACGCGGGGCAGGAGCCTGCTCCCCGGGGCAGGGCCGCTGCTCGGGGTGAAGGGTGCCACTGCTCAGAGTGCCTCGTCCTGGCTGGTCTGGAGGCCGCTGCACCCCGAGGTCCCCTCTGTCAGCGTCCCCAGCGGCCCGGGCAGCCGCACCTTCCATACCCGGCTCCTCCGCGGGTGGGCGACGTCCGAGACGGTCCGGGGCCTCTGTGTCCATCTCCTCCCGCAGGGCGAGCACCGGCTGTGGGGCGCCGTCCTGGGGTTCACCCCCGGCCTCCCTCTCCGGGGAACCCCATGTGGGTGTgaggccggggcgggcgggcgccgggGCGGGCAGGCAGCACGCTGCACCCCCCGGAGCTCCTGAGTCAGGCCCACGAGGCGGGGCCCCCACCGTGTTCCCACTTGTCCCCTGCGTGGTGCCCACGCCCTGGCCTGGGGGCCAAGCCTCCTCGGCTTCAGACTCGCCCGCGTCGCCCGGACACGCTGCTCCACGCTGGCTTCCGGCCTCCCGCGCTCCAGGCTCCTGCCGGGacctgggagggccctgcccggCACGGCTCTCCGGGGTGCCCAGGCCCCCTGCCAGGGGCGCGGCCTGCGGGGGGTCCGCGGCAGGAAGCAGGGCCCCGGAGGCCTGGCTGGCACTGCCCGCCgcctctggcccaggccccccgAGCGCGGGCAGCTCTGACTGCTCCATCGCTGGATTCTCCGGCTCCGAGTCCCTGGGGCCTGAACTCGGGGCGCCAGGCAGCCCGTCCTTGGGGAGCTCCCTCTGACACTCCGACGTGGAGGCCGGCCCCTCTCCTCCGCGGGTGGGCAGGCTCGCATCCTCCCGCGGTGCCCGGGGCGCGTGGACTTGGGGAGGGTCTGCACCCGGGACCGCAGGGCCTGGGTCACCCCGAGAGGCCTCTCGCTCACGTTCACGCGGCCGAGCCTCCTCCCCGGGCACCTCAGAGGCCGCGGCgtctggccctggctggcctggctgctggggggTTGCCGGGGACCCCGAGGGCACAGCTGCTGGTCCTGGGCGCCCCAGACGGGCCGGGCTGTCCTGCTGGTGGTGCCCCAGAATGAGCAAGTCCCCGGCCCCACGCTCCCCATTGGGGGGCTGTGGCCCATCGGCTGGGACTCCCTGTTTAGCTGCCTCGTGCCCCGGTGCAGGGGGTTGAGGGTCCATCAGAAAGTCCCCCCAGTCCTGGCCCGGctgctggggggccggggggctccTCGTCTTCGTCTCCAACAGGCTCCCCAGTTCCCAGGCTTCGGGGTCACCCTGCACAGCAGCGGGGGACAGGGAGCCCGATTTTGCAGACTCTGACGCCGGAGGAGGGTCCGCTCCTCCTGGTCCCTCCGCGTCCTGAAGGAGGTCAGGACACTCGGGCGGCCCCTCCCAGGCGGCTCCCAGGGGAGCCACGTGCTCACGGGCTCCCTCTGGCCCAGGGGGTGTGGCGGGGCCCTGCTCCCGGGGCCTGTgtggagagcaggaggcaggggccgcgggggcctgggccagcaCCCCACAGGCCGCCGAGCTGCGAGCTGCAGCCGCTGATGGAGACCCCGGCCTGTCCGTGGGCCCGGGGCCCTGCTGACCGCGGGGCTGAGCTGAGGCCGTGTCCGCAAGAAACTGGCTCCCGTCACTGGTCACCTGGGaggcctcctccttctccatctgGGGGTCAGGCCTGCCGCCgagggcctggggctgctctCCCCCCAGGTCCCCAGGATCTGCCCCGCCAGGAGGCTCCGGGCCCGGCTCCTCTCCCCCGGGACCATCAGGGGCCCTGGCCTCATCCTGTGGCCCCGGTGACTGGCTGGCGCCTTCATCcgatgcactggggggcgggggcagcaccCCCTGCTGGACTTCGTGGCTTGGCTCCGTGTCCCAGGGCTTCCCGCTCTCCTTCTGGGGCGCACGGGCAGGGTCGTCCCCCACACCTCTGAGATCTGACGGGGGCTCCTGTCTGGCCAACCCCGCATCTGCCGGCTCTTGGGCCGAATCAGTAAGCGCGGGCACCTCGGGGCCGGACACCGTCTCCTCTGCGGCCACGGGGGCCtgagcggcgggcggggcggcgggatGTGGCTCCTGGGTGCCCACGAGCAGAGCCCCCTCGGGTGGGCCCCCCGCGGACATGCCGACGGCATCACGGGGCGTGGCTCCGGGCACCCGTGTCTCTGAGGGGCACTGAGCATCACTGGCATCTACAGTCTCCGGcccagagcccccagcccccGGCGCCAGGGCAGGAGGCGACGGGTCCTGGCGGCTTTCCTGGGGGGCGGCCCCAGAGATGCTCCCCGTGGGGCGGCAGGCCCCCAAGTCCGCGCCGAAATCCTGGTGCGGCCTCTCTGCTGAGCAGCTCCCTCCGCCGGGGGTTCTGGGGGGTggctcctgggggctggggggctcagACCTCGGGGGGCACTGCTCCAGGCCCGCTGAGCTCCCCTGGCCGgacggggctgcaggagggctcgTAGGGGGCACCGGGACAGAAGCGGCCCCCCGCCCAGAGGCGGGCGGAGCGAGGTCACCTGCAGGCTCTTCCCTCTGGGACGGGACGCCACAGGGCTGGCCGGCCTCCCCGCCCGGTGCCCCCTCCATCCGCCCTCCGGAAGGGGCGAGCGCTGCCAGGCCGTCTCCCTCGGCACCTGGAGAAGGCTGCCCCCCGGGGTGCGGAGCGAGGGGCTGAACAGGGGGCCGGTCCTCAGGCGTCGTGGGGGGGCTGCTGGCGTGAGCTCCGGGGGGGTCCTCGGCCCCGGGCATGCAGCTGGCGGTGCTCTCTGGCTCCCGGGGCGCTGGCGGGCTGGGCCGTGGAGAGCCGCCTGGGCCCCCGGCTTCCTGTGGGTGCTTCCTCAGCTCAGTCACCTCCAGGGATGCAATGCCGGGATCCTGGCCGGCCGCGCCCTCAGGAGCGGTGCAGGCGCCTCCGTGCGCGACGCTGCCAACGAGAACAGTTCACGGGTCACCGGGTCTCATGGACGCCCAGGACAGACCAGCCCCCAGAGGCCACAACACAGCACCCCAtgcacctccttcctccccacaaagaggacccccacccctcccataaGCATTGCACATGGCGTCTCCTTCCCCAAAATCAACAcggggcccggccggtgtggctcaggggtggagcattgacctatgaaccaggaggtcacagttcaattcctggtcagggcacatgcccggggatgcgggctagatccccagggtgggtcatgcaggaggcagctgatccatgattctctctcatcatcgatgtttctctctctctctccctcccccttcttttctgaaatccataaaaatatgtttttaaaaatcaacccaGGGAACCACACACGTTCCGCCTGGGGCTCTCGGCCGGTCAGTGCTGTACAGGAAGCCTGGAATCTAACCCATAAAAGCCTCAAGCACAAGACTCGGCAGCTCTCCGGTCCGTGTGACATGTAACGAGGGCGGGGCCCGGCCTGGGGTGCACACGCCCCGTCCTCAGCGTCGGGGAGAGGCCCGCGCACAGCTGTGCTTGGAAACCATCAGTTCCCCGCTGCGCCCTTTCGGCCACGGGGGCCGGACCCTCAGCTCTGCGACCTGCGTGGGGCCCACGTAACTCCGGGAGCGAATCCCCTGGTGCCCGTGTGTGAGGCCGCACTGGGCCGGGCCGTGGGGAGAGGCACCGTGACGTGTGCAGACACCTGGGCGCTGGCCGGGATCCTGGACGCGGGCAAAGGCGGGCACCTGTGAGCCAGGGAGCGGCTCCCGCCCATGCAAGACCCGCAGGTGCCGCGGTCTCGGGCCCCCGCCTCGGGGGTGTGAGGAACAAACGCCCGTTCTCCGCCCAGTCCGTGGGGGCCCCACCACAGCGGCCTGAACAGGCAGGCGCGGGCGGCGGCTCTGGGCCTGGCTCCGTCCCAGCCTCTGGCCACGCCCCTTACCGGTGACACGAAGGTGACGTCCGATGACATCCTGAGGGAGGTGGGCACACgtcctccccacccaggcctgaCCTTGAACATACAGCAGGGGCGTGGGTGCCCGGGGCCCCGAACAGACACCCAAAAAGGCAAGATTGCTCGGCCGTAGATTTGGTGCTTTAAAGCGGCGGTCGCCAACCGCTGGTCCGAGGGCCACTGGgctccgtgaggtccgaaaggtgggcgaccgctgctttaaagCACATTATAGGCCCTAAAGGTtcccaaccttcctaacgccgcggccctttaatgCAGCTCCTCGTgtcgtggtgacccccaaccataacattattctcgttgctacttcatagctgtaattttgctactgttagtgaatcgtaatgtaaataatCTGAGTCAcgacacacaggttgagaaccgctagcagggtcacctaagaccatcggaaaacacagatatttacattatgattcataacggTAGCAAAataacagttatgaagtagcaacgaaaataattttatggttggggtcaccacagcatgaggactgcattaaagggtcacggcactagaaaggttgggaaccactgccctaaagcaaCCCCCTCAAGTAGTACAAATAGTTGTAATAAGTCAAAAGGGAGATAAAGCAGAACCattaaaatgatgatttttttaaaaaagaggaaataaggaAAGAGATGGGTTGTAGATGTAAACCAACCTTATTAACAATCACATTGAACGTAGATGCTGCAAACACCCCAGGAAAAATGCAGGCAAGACCCAGCCCAGGGGCGTGGCTCcatggttaagcattgacctctgaaccagaaggtcagggttccattcccagtcagggcacaggcctgggttttgggctcgatccccagtggacagcgagcagcaggcagccgatccatgattctctctcaccactgatgcttctctctccctccctccctctcccttcttctctaaaatcaataaaaatatatttaaaaaaattcttttaaatgccAGATCCAACCATAAACTGTCTACAAGACAGGTGCTTCAAATTTTGCTTAAAAAGCACAaataggccctaaccggtttggctcagtggctagagcatcagccttcggactgaagggtcccaggttcgatcccagtcaagggcatgtaccttggttgcgggcacatccccagtagggggtgtgcaggaggcagctgatcgatgtttctctctcatcgatgtttctaactctctatccctctcccttgtctctgtaaaatcaataaaatatatattttttaaaaagcacaaataggttaaaagtaaaagattgggggagggggagggcgggagaatAAAACATGACAACACTGATCAAAAGAAAGCCGTGGCATCGATATGATAAGGAGACAAAGTAGCGTTTGGAACAGACGCTACCAGGCATACCAGctaataatgctttttttttttcactaggtGGAGttacacatctacactaataaaagagtaaggtgcaaattgaccgtaccttcacaacacccaccagccaatcaggagtgagtatgcaaatcaacccaacaaagatggctggttaatttgcatacacaggcaccgagcagccgggggcagggcgggacacaccgccccagccactccaggcctctggggagtgtgggaaggtggaaaggcggctccagccggagtgaaggcggtatcagcagtcaggggaaggaagacccattcttgcatgaatcttcgtgcatcgggcctctcgtaTGTTGATAtctatgtgatttgatatgtatgctattttgttgtatttacaGCAAGCTTCAAACCTTGTTAAGCCAGGCCCTCCCAACACTAACGGGTTTAGTTCATGGCAAGGACACGAACCTCCTCCAAGTTCATCTCATGCTAGATCTCAAACCCCTGGGTGTGACGTCCTTTTCCAATAATCGATTGACATTGACGGATAGCAGATCAGCGTTGACCCAGAAGTTCGGCCCGCACCAGGGCCCACACGACCTCACTGACCTTCGCTAAGCACCCGCCCAGAGCGGCCGGGGGCGTTCTTTCCAGGCGCACGGGGAGCGCTTACGAAACCGACCGCGTTCCACACATCAAACAGCCTCGGGAAGTCCAAAACGACTTAAATTATTTGAAGTATGTTATCTGGTTACCATGGAATTAcactagaaatcagtaacagaaggACGCCTGGAAAATCTCCCTCTGTCGGAAACAGAATGCAGCACTTCTAAAGAGCCCGTGAGTCAAAAGGAGAAATTAAGGGGGAAACTGGAACGAGTTCGgaccaaatgaaaatgaaaacacaaaatatcAAACACGTGTCAGCGGCTGGGCGTGGAGCGACTTTCCGTGAACGAGAACATCGCGACTGAACAAGGTCTCGATCGGTGGCTCAGCTCCACCTGGAGAACCAGGGAACAGGGTCGCACGACAACGTGAACACACGTCGCTCTCCTGCGAGttagttgggggcgggggtgggcagtAAATGGTGTGCTGTGCAGTGTTAAcatcacaataaaaatacttaaaaatcagCACGTAGCAGCGTGTAAAAGAGCCAGCCCACGTGCGTGTAATCTCATTTCTGTGAAGGTTAAGAACGGGCAAACTCACCCATGGAGGGAGAGGTCAGACGAGTGTTAGTCTCAGGCCGGGACGGGATGGGATGGGACGGGGAGATGCTCTGGGGTGATGGCGATGCTTGGGCCTGGAGGGGGTGACACAGGTGCCTGGGGGGGGCGGTAAACACCCACCACGCCCTCAGATTCCACTACTCCAATGGGGGTGTTTTGTGCCAATTAAAAAAGATAACAGTAAAAACACACCATTGGGGCCcggcctgggtggctcagtggttgagcgtcgacctatgaaccaggaggtggccagttcgattcccggtcagggcacaggccccagttgtgggctggatccccgggaaagggggggagaggggaggcgtgcaggaggcagccgatccatgatcctctctcatcattcatgtttctttctctctctctctctctctctctctcttcctccctccctccctccctctctgaaatcaatgaactatatttacttatttatatgtttttttaaaaatctcttttaaaaaaaagactctaGGCTGTTGAGGCCCCGGTACCACCGGGTTTGGCCAATGCAGGGCTGAGTCACAACAGCGCCACCGTGTGGCCACTGGGAGGCAAGGCAGTGAACTGATGGGACTCCCTCAGCCGGTCCCGCCTTTACCGTGGGGACCTGGGAGGAAGTGCCTCGGGGACCATGATGCCTACTGCTGGGCACCGGCGGCACAGTGCTCCAAGCCTGGTTCCCCCGGCAGAGCGCGACCAGGCCTGCGAGAGGGACAGGCGGGTGCGTCTCCcttctcctgtcctccctcctccagctcctgtggGCAGGAGCCCTCGGCCCGGCCCGCGGTTTCTCCCTGGAGAGTTTACCAGCAGGAAACAGAGACGGTGTGAGGTCCATGGCTCCTCCATCTTTTGTACAAACCGGtaacacagggtgtcccccccccaaaaaaatgtattctttcttttCAGGTTGAACCCACTGGAGTGGatgattattcaaagtgtgcatacttttggggggacaccctgtatccTTTGGAGAGAAAATGCTGGTTGAGGAGAGATGGGGGAAAGGTCTTGAAATGTGGGTGACGGAgcctcaggggtgaggggtggtgagTGAGGGGGGCCTGAGGGAAAGACGTGGGGGTGCCAAGGAGTCCCCCATGCCCAGGGTGGCCTGAAGGCCGCACAGCCATGGGCCCGATGGGCAGGGTGGCCGGACCAGGGGGCATCTCAGTGGTGAGGGGGGGCGAGGGGAGTGAGGGCCTCAAtagaccaggccaggagggagcaTCGAGGTCAGCTGACCTGGGCGGACCGACCAGCCTGGCTGAGCGAGGCTCGGTCagaaatgaatggatgaaaggaaaaggtgttttgttttgtgcgtATAGACCGTTTGGCGCGGCATCTGGTGCCCACCTGGGAAGGAACGTTAAAGCTATTGGACCGTGACCGAGGACCGGCCCAGGAAACAGCACCCGGGCCCGAGCTCGCCCCCTCTGCCCTGCGCACCAGGctccccagggcacccagggccccGGAGCCGGAGCTGGCTCCTCGCCCTCGTTCCTGAGGCAGCGGGGCCAGGGCCTGCCCCGGAGAACCCGCATGTACGGGGGGAACTCGTGCTGCGTTGTGAGCGGGAGTGGCTTCTTCGGGCCTGCTCTTAGGAGGCACCTCTCTGTGCTCAACTCGGATGCCGGCCGACGACTGTTCTTCCAGGGAAACATGGTCACTGACTGAAGCCGAGGAACAAGGAACAGAGCCCAGCGGTGGCCCAACCGTCCCCACGCCTCCTGAGGGAGCCGGCACCTCACCGACGCCGGCGGGGACGCCTGGGGCAGAATTCCAGGGAAGAGggtccctcccccgccgcccccctccgTGAGTCTCACGGTCACGGCAGCCCATTCAGACCAGCCATCTGGTCTCCCCAGAACCACACGTTATAGCCTCTGTCCCGTTACCCTGCTGGAAGCCGTGGGAGTGGGACGGGGCACGCGCGGGGGCTGCCGAGGAGCAGGCTGTGCCCCGGCTCACCAGTCCCCTGAAGAGATCAGACCTTCCTGCCCTGGAACCCCACCCAGAAACAGCACCCAACGTTCCGGCCACCAGGGGTCGCCCTCACCCGTGACCGTCCACAGGGTGAAGCCAAGGCCACGGGGCTGCTTAAGCTCTTGGGGGGAAAAGCTACTGCGAAGCCCTGGGACCCCTTTCCCTGTCTATTAGCCAtcgcaggggggtgggggggcggggagacaccTGTCAGTCAACTGTTCGCTTTGCTCCTCAGGCTCCTGCTGGCGCCTTCCTTCAGGCCTGTGACAGCCTccccaggggcggggcctccaTTGTCCAGGAGGGTCTTCTAATCACATCATGTGCTCAACCCACcggcaattattattattattattattatattattatttaatatgttttcattaatctcagagaggaaggaagagggagagagagatggaaacacctaTGATGAAAGacaatcacggatcggctgcctcctgcacaccccacactggggatcgagcccacaaccgggcatgtgccctgaccaggaatcgaaccctgacctcctggttcataggttgatgctcagccacggagccacgccggctgggctaccCACTGGCAGTCATGAGTTGCCGCCCGTGTCCCTGGCCCGTgtccctcctggggcctggccagTCCTGTCAGCTGGCCTCTGCTGGGGGTCCCAAAGCGGCAGGTGCTGGACACGGCTCGGGGGTCTACTGGACTCTTCCCAACGGTCGGCAGGGGAGCCAGGACCTGGCTGGGTCCACAGGAGCCGTGACCGATGGCCCCCTGCACGGGCCACGTCCCAGGCAGCGTGTGGCCATGCTGTTTCTGGAATTCACCCGCCTCCCTGGGACTGAAGGGCCGGCCACGTCCGTCAGTTCTGGGAACCCCCGTCTCACCCACGGTGCCTGCAGTGGGGGGTCAGAGCAGGTCCCCAGGGCCAGCCACTGGGCATGAGGGTCATTTCTgatgttaatcctcccccgaggctatatctccattgatttttagggagagcagaagggagggggagagagagagagagacatcgatgtgagagaggcacatcgattggttgcctcctgcgcgcaccccaatcggggctggggacGGACCTGCCACCGAGGTCTgtgcccctgactagaatcgaacccatgacccttcagtccttgggccagtgctctaaccacaagccagactggccagggctggcatgAGGATTCTTTTGACCTAAAGGCAATGGGGACTTTGCAGGCTCCAGAGAAACttctgcccccctcaccccacgtAACCCCTGTGAGAATTTAAATGAAGGGCTTTGCCCACGGTAAGATGTATGACCAGAGATAACGCGCTGTGCCCTGTCCACACGGCAGCGTAAACATGTGATTACCGAATACTGTCCTGCTAACGacccctcctctctgaagcccCAGGTCACAGGTGCCTCGTTTTACCTGCCGTCTCTCAGCCTctcgtgtgtgtctgtgttggtgtgtgtgtgtgtgtgtgtgttggggtg
Coding sequences:
- the TACC2 gene encoding transforming acidic coiled-coil-containing protein 2 produces the protein MGNEQSASESQRTSSAPSPGSLQPPRNSQNAERKPEEQPRSADPGDSPSVAHGGACTAPEGAAGQDPGIASLEVTELRKHPQEAGGPGGSPRPSPPAPREPESTASCMPGAEDPPGAHASSPPTTPEDRPPVQPLAPHPGGQPSPGAEGDGLAALAPSGGRMEGAPGGEAGQPCGVPSQREEPAGDLAPPASGRGAASVPVPPTSPPAAPSGQGSSAGLEQCPPRSEPPSPQEPPPRTPGGGSCSAERPHQDFGADLGACRPTGSISGAAPQESRQDPSPPALAPGAGGSGPETVDASDAQCPSETRVPGATPRDAVGMSAGGPPEGALLVGTQEPHPAAPPAAQAPVAAEETVSGPEVPALTDSAQEPADAGLARQEPPSDLRGVGDDPARAPQKESGKPWDTEPSHEVQQGVLPPPPSASDEGASQSPGPQDEARAPDGPGGEEPGPEPPGGADPGDLGGEQPQALGGRPDPQMEKEEASQVTSDGSQRGAGDLLILGHHQQDSPARLGRPGPAAVPSGSPATPQQPGQPGPDAAASEVPGEEARPREREREASRGDPGPAVPGADPPQVHAPRAPREDASLPTRGGEGPASTSECQRELPKDGLPGAPSSGPRDSEPENPAMEQSELPALGGPGPEAAGSASQASGALLPAADPPQAAPLAGGLGTPESRAGQGPPRSRQEPGAREAGSQRGAACPGDAGESEAEEAWPPGQGVGTTQGTSGNTVGAPPRGPDSGAPGGAACCLPAPAPARPGLTPTWGSPEREAGGEPQDGAPQPVLALREEMDTEAPDRLGRRPPAEEPGMEGAAARAAGDADRGDLGVQRPPDQPGRGTLSSGTLHPEQRPCPGEQAPAPREASHTKLPSASTVGTPAAQVDTPSASTMGTPTAQVGTPAAQVDTPTAQVDTPAAQVGTPAAQVDTPTAQVDTPTAQVDTPAAQVGTPAAQVDTPTAQVGTPSASTMDTPAAQVGTPSASTMDTPAAQVDTSAASTVDTPTAQVDTPSASTMDTPAAQVDTPAAQVGTPTAQVGTPTAQVDTPTAQVDTPAAQMDTPSASTMDTPAAQVDTPAAQAVPSPERLLPAGPPAEAARDTPHLHIDGAPREGAEDGPGGEGPCPAVEPLSASGNVTSASRTLAAGPLASLALPGAAGGADPVAGASEGPGDPVPDLDSMSPPASGEQRTGEENAAPGAGPRAPAVPASPGSERGPERSGDRTEGPPQDPGGGASGAVDASPRQSGPTAGFPDFREHITKIFETSVRGALADRPQRAPAPGEKAGAPRSMGGKDLDGLLSPGKLPDGTPAAATAPALAPPAGLRVDAGPGLGQDPPGAQAGKVVAGRPPVPRDSGQPEGGSGRQEAASGPSSPEAPVEEAAGAQAAARSHGEGASDPDDRIPSGEQHRPRAEGAWGPAPPAAPGDVPSSTSALGAPPPRGDALTGAEAAPEPCLAGERRGGAAGISETQKPAAAGDAPPGPGLAAGGAVALSTAETGARAPGDFPGAGARRMPSGVPAAWGPPGGPGSPEGPQQPAPELPTPLGARKAGVASPPEPEEAGDPHLAPEAAREQSTSPAAARAAGPPPASGPAPPPSASAADGVEASSCQGAATDLGRSSDSEEAFETPESTTPVKAPPAPPPPPPEVVPEPEVSAPPSPEEPGGAEPAPGPDGPCGAPAEGSPLRPPAHSCSAVFDEDKPIASSGAYNLDFDSIELVDHARSSGSPAGARRRSRDAGPPARAALPRSLSLQAGDLDGASCSGDAEAAAPAPEANGDCGSLRRTKKPRPPSLKRKQPPAPAEESPGPGAPETDTASAPPEAPAPASAEEAPPEPAAVPTAACPADAVGADVAVPPGGGRAQNSPPVGRRAVPPAPEAVGVTPAESGAPEDPPARGLSVRLEFDYSEDGVQETAPAPKKLGRKPAARMPQRRPKAKKGPEKLDGAPASPPRSPAEPGDTPVARGSYTFDIDKWDDPSFNPFSSASKMQESPKLPPPSYGFAPDACGEPADPCPAPGSPSKCPASFEIPVGAPDGHGVDGDGLSKPAKKKKTPLKTDTFRVKKSPKRSPLSDPPSQDPTPAATPETPPVISAVVHATDEEKLAVTGQKWTCMTVDLEADKQDFPQPSDLSSFVSETQFSSPTEELDYRNAYEIEYMEKIGSSLPDDDAPKKQALYLVFDTSQESPVKSPPARMSESPTPCSGPSFEEAEALVNAGVKGPPPAPRGLAPSQEPHLPGPGPAPEKPSQRELEARATGAAAEGIELAAPEGAFASADALLSRLADPASLCGALDYLEPDLAEKNPPVFAQKLQEELEFAVMRIEALKLARQIALASRSRQDAKREAAHPAEVSISKAALYSRLGTAEAEKGPGLLFPPPPDLDSALQVARAEVLAKEREVSEWKAKYEESRREVMEMRKIVAEYEKTIAQMIGKPEDEQREKSVSHQTVQQLVLEKEQALADLNSVEKSLADLFRRYEKMKEVLEGFRKNEEVLKKCAQEYLSRVKKEEQRYQALKVHAEEKLDRANAEIAQVRGKAQQEQAAYQASLRKEQLRVDALERTLEQKNKEIEELTKICDELIAKMGKS